The proteins below are encoded in one region of Mangifera indica cultivar Alphonso chromosome 7, CATAS_Mindica_2.1, whole genome shotgun sequence:
- the LOC123220561 gene encoding calmodulin-like protein 11 translates to MADILTEEQIVEFKEAFSLFDKDGDGCITIEELATVIRSLDQNPTEDELQDMISEVDSDGNGTIEFAEFLSLMAKKIKETDAEEELKEAFKVFDKDQNGYISASELRHVMINLGEKLTDEEVEQMINEADLDGDGQVNFDEFVKMMMTVG, encoded by the exons ATGGCAGATATACTGACTGAGGAACAGATTGTTGAGTTCAAAGAAGCCTTCTCTCTCTTTGACAAAGATGGCGATG GTTGCATCACTATTGAAGAATTGGCGACTGTGATTCGGTCTTTGGATCAAAATCCAACAGAAGATGAACTGCAGGACATGATAAGCGAAGTTGACTCTGATGGAAATGGGACGATAGAATTTGCAGAGTTTTTGAGCTTAATggccaaaaaaataaag GAAACTGACGCTGAGGAGGAGCTCAAAGAAGCTTTCAAAGTTTTTGACAAGGATCAAAATGGATACATATCAGCTAGTGAG TTGAGGCACGTTATGATCAATCTAGGAGAAAAACTGACGGATGAAGAAGTAGAGCAGATGATCAACGAGGCGGATTTGGACGGTGATGGCCAAGTTAACTTTGATGAATTCGTCAAGATGATGATGACCGTTGGATGA
- the LOC123221543 gene encoding glycine-rich cell wall structural protein 1.0-like, producing MGSSSPARVARRRSGPNGPPGGRISGGTVGGGSIFGGVEGGGMMSGGGSGGSLSGGGGRGVEAKDHQDAFEVQVRAELGGTGGSGCGGTCGGGTLSVGEGGGASSWAVDFAAVLQERPETVVKATVVLETEGFGLGLVQAAVRRA from the exons ATGGGGTCATCGTCACCAGCTAGGGTGGCCAGGAGGAGAT CTGGACCAAATGGTCCTCCAGGAGGCAGAATATCCGGCGGCACAGTCGGTGGCGGGTCAATATTTGGCGGAGTAGAAGGCGGTGGAATGATGTCCGGAGGTGGGTCAGGTGGAAGTTTATCAGGCGGTGGTGGCCGCGGTGTGGAGGCAAAGGATCATCAGGATGCGTTTGAGGTGCAGGTGAGGGCGGAACTGG GAGGCACAGGTGGGAGTGGTTGCGGCGGAACCTGTGGTGGTGGCACTTTATCTGTTGGAGAGGGAGGTGGAGCCTCGTCTTGGGCTGTGGATTTCGCGGCGGTTTTACAGGAACGTCCGGAAACGGTGGTGAAGGCAACGGTGGTACTGGAAACTGAGGGCTTCGGTTTGGGTCTGGTCCAAGCGGCGGTGCGTCGCGCTTAG
- the LOC123221172 gene encoding guanine nucleotide-binding protein subunit gamma 1: MPSDRSDSAFPITQRSQSLDTRGNHRIQAELKRLEQEARFLEEELEELDKMAKASTACEEMLSNVEARPDPLLPVTTGPLNPFWDRWFEGPQESKGCRCWIL; encoded by the exons ATGCCATCGGATAGGTCCGATTCTGCTTTCCCGATAACTCAGAGAAGTCAGTCTTTGGATACTCGAGGCAATCACAGAATACAAGCTGAACTTAAACGCCTTGAGCAAGAAGCTAGATTCTTAGAG GAAGAGCTGGAAGAACTTGACAAAATGGCGAAGGCCTCAACAGCATGCGAGGA AATGCTAAGTAACGTGGAGGCTAGACCGGATCCTCTACTTCcagt AACAACTGGTCCCTTAAATCCTTTCTGGGATCGGTGGTTTGAGGGACCTCAGGAGTCAAAAGGTTGCAGATGCTGGATTCTGTGA
- the LOC123221171 gene encoding ADP-ribosylation factor-like protein 5, whose product MGALISKIWFMFLPGKDYKIVIVGLDNAGKTTTLYKLHLGEVVTTHPTVGSNVEELVYKNIRFEAWDIGGQERLRTSWTTYYRGTHAVVVVIDSTDRARISIMKDELFRLLGHDDLQHSVVLIFANKQDLKDAMTPAEITDALSLHGIKNHDWHIQACSALTGDGLYDGLEWISQRVTGKSPS is encoded by the exons ATGGGAGCTCTGATATCCAAGATTTGGTTCATGTTTCTTCCGGGAAAGGATTACAAGATTGTAATTGTAGGATTGGATAATGCTGGGAAAACGACGACGCTTTACAAGTTGCACTTGGGTGAGGTTGTAACCACCCACCCTACCGTTGGTAGCAACGTTGAAGAGCTTGTTTATAAGAACATTCGATTTGAG GCATGGGATATTGGTGGACAAGAAAGACTAAGAACATCATGGACAACTTATTATCGTGGTACTCATGCTGTTGTTGTGGTTATAGACAGCACTGATAGAGCCAGGATTTCTATTATGAAGGATGAACTGTTTAGGCTTCTTGGGCATGATGACTTACAACATTCGGTTGTCCTTATTTTTGCAAATAAACAGGACCTTAAAGATGCCATGACCCCAGCTGAAATCACTGACGCTCTTTCTCTCCACGGCATCAAGAATCATGATTGGCACATTCAAGCCTGCAGTGCACTTACCGGAGATGGGTTGTATGATGGTCTAGAGTGGATAAGCCAGCGGGTTACAGGCAAATCCCCAAGTTGA